The proteins below are encoded in one region of Deinococcus aquaedulcis:
- a CDS encoding Panacea domain-containing protein: MTIAITNPQRTGYAAEVVANAFLELAREEGRPLTQMQVHKLVFIAHGFTLALLGRPLIYNTVHAWRGGPVVRRLWQLWGERGTQPIEGRLHVAQGEPELGGDPEALDVIRSVWAAYGQMDGLELSRLTHRPGSPWSQIYGQAPDLIPDQVTREYYTALARSA, translated from the coding sequence ATGACCATCGCCATCACCAACCCGCAGCGCACCGGCTACGCCGCCGAAGTGGTGGCGAACGCCTTTCTGGAACTGGCCCGGGAAGAGGGCCGCCCCCTGACCCAGATGCAGGTGCACAAGCTGGTGTTTATCGCCCACGGCTTTACCCTGGCGCTGTTGGGCCGACCGCTGATTTACAACACCGTGCACGCGTGGCGCGGCGGGCCGGTGGTGCGCCGGCTGTGGCAGCTGTGGGGCGAGCGCGGCACCCAACCCATTGAGGGCCGCCTGCACGTGGCCCAGGGCGAACCCGAGCTGGGTGGCGACCCCGAGGCGCTGGACGTGATTCGCAGTGTCTGGGCCGCTTACGGCCAGATGGACGGCCTGGAACTGTCGCGCCTGACCCACCGGCCCGGCAGTCCCTGGTCCCAGATTTACGGGCAGGCCCCCGACCTCATTCCCGATCAGGTCACGCGCGAGTACTACACGGCCCTGGCCCGCAGCGCCTGA
- a CDS encoding B12-binding domain-containing radical SAM protein — MSYWRTTLKPLLDAETGTIFKQAPIRVTLAFPNRYSVGMASLGYQVIYRMFNQEEGVACERAFLPDDVDAFERTGQALPTVETGRDAGDCQLFALSVSFELDLTNIIRTLDVAGLQPLREERDDTDALVMIGGPFTSSNPYPLTPFADIIIIGDGEQIVPVISEALREASSREDFYDLVDGMPGIFLPARHAHEPKWATAPKELLPAYSQIVTPHSELSNMFLVEAQRGCPRPCTFCLARTMYGPNRNNQAQELLDTIPDWVEKVGLVGAALSDFPHTKYVGRVLTDRGIKLGVSSIRADTVDAELAEILKAGGLRTFTVASDAPSERLRRWLKKGITTEDLLKTAHISRDLGFKGIKVYMMIGLGPENDDDITELIEFTKELAKINRIALGISPFVPKRHTPHFADPFAGVQTIEKRMKRIQKELRTTAELRNVSAKWAWVESVIARGGPEVGMAAYQIYRNESIGAWKKALEEVGWSDEFEANMPTIGLPPGQYESKDVSAHAQGLAI; from the coding sequence TTGAGTTACTGGCGCACCACCTTAAAACCCCTGCTGGATGCCGAAACCGGCACCATCTTCAAACAGGCCCCCATCCGCGTGACCCTGGCTTTCCCCAACCGCTACAGCGTGGGCATGGCCTCGCTGGGCTATCAGGTCATCTACCGCATGTTCAATCAGGAAGAAGGCGTGGCCTGCGAGCGTGCCTTCCTGCCCGACGATGTAGATGCCTTTGAGCGCACCGGCCAGGCGCTGCCCACGGTGGAAACCGGGCGCGACGCCGGCGACTGCCAGCTGTTCGCCCTGAGCGTGTCCTTTGAGCTGGACCTGACGAACATCATCCGCACGCTGGACGTGGCGGGGCTGCAGCCCCTGCGCGAGGAGCGCGACGACACCGACGCCCTGGTGATGATCGGCGGCCCCTTCACCAGTTCCAACCCCTACCCTCTGACGCCCTTTGCCGACATCATCATCATTGGCGACGGCGAGCAGATTGTGCCGGTGATCAGCGAGGCGCTGCGCGAGGCGAGCAGCCGTGAGGACTTCTACGACCTCGTGGACGGCATGCCCGGCATCTTCCTGCCGGCGCGCCACGCGCACGAGCCCAAGTGGGCCACCGCGCCCAAGGAACTGCTCCCCGCCTACAGCCAGATCGTGACCCCGCACAGCGAGCTGAGCAACATGTTTCTGGTGGAAGCCCAGCGCGGCTGCCCCCGTCCCTGTACCTTCTGCCTGGCCCGGACGATGTACGGGCCCAACCGCAACAACCAGGCCCAGGAACTGCTGGACACCATCCCCGACTGGGTGGAGAAGGTGGGGCTGGTGGGCGCGGCCCTCAGTGACTTTCCGCATACCAAGTATGTGGGCCGCGTGCTGACCGACCGGGGCATCAAGCTGGGGGTCAGCAGCATTCGCGCCGACACTGTGGACGCCGAACTGGCCGAGATCCTCAAGGCGGGCGGCCTGCGCACCTTCACCGTGGCCAGCGACGCCCCCAGCGAGCGCCTCCGCCGCTGGCTGAAAAAAGGCATCACCACCGAGGACCTCCTCAAGACCGCGCACATCAGCCGCGACCTGGGCTTTAAAGGCATCAAGGTCTATATGATGATCGGCCTGGGCCCGGAGAACGACGACGACATCACCGAGCTGATCGAGTTCACCAAGGAACTGGCGAAGATCAACCGCATTGCGCTGGGCATCAGTCCCTTCGTGCCCAAGCGCCACACGCCGCACTTTGCCGACCCCTTTGCGGGCGTGCAGACCATCGAAAAGCGCATGAAGCGCATTCAGAAGGAGCTGCGCACCACCGCCGAACTGCGCAACGTGTCGGCCAAGTGGGCCTGGGTGGAAAGCGTAATTGCGCGCGGCGGCCCCGAGGTGGGTATGGCGGCGTACCAGATCTACCGCAATGAGAGCATTGGCGCCTGGAAAAAGGCCCTGGAAGAAGTGGGCTGGAGCGACGAATTCGAGGCGAACATGCCCACCATCGGCCTGCCGCCCGGGCAGTACGAGAGCAAGGACGTCAGCGCCCACGCGCAGGGCCTGGCGATTTAA
- a CDS encoding erythromycin esterase family protein, whose protein sequence is MSSALPGLHPLSEPGAYDPLLARMGARRFVLIGEASHGTHEFYRERAALTRRLIEEHGFTAVAVEADWPDAYRVNRYVRGQNGDHSAAQALGDFGRFPRWMWRNEDVRDFVTWLRGHNERRPQAQAGFYGIDLYSLHRSMDAVVAYLDGVDPAAAQRARQRYSCFEPYGDDPQSYGLATAYGVDEPCEDEAVAQLLELQRREAQTHGPDLLAGDDLFYAEQNARLALNAERYYREMFRGRVDTWNLRDTHMADTVDALAEHQRAQGLEPRIVVWAHNSHLGDARATEVSWRQGQENLGQYLRERHAGQTFILGQSTHSGEVLAADDWGQPGRVKGVLPALAGSVEAALHDLGVGDFWLDLQGEVPGALQAERLQRFIGVIYRPETERQSHYYHTRLPEQYDALLHLDQTAALVPLDAGSGSDEGELPDTYPSGQ, encoded by the coding sequence ATGTCCTCTGCCCTGCCCGGCCTGCATCCCCTGAGTGAGCCTGGGGCCTACGACCCGCTGCTGGCCCGCATGGGGGCGCGGCGCTTCGTGCTGATCGGGGAAGCCTCGCACGGCACCCACGAGTTCTACCGCGAGCGCGCCGCGCTGACCCGGCGCCTGATTGAGGAGCATGGGTTTACCGCCGTGGCCGTGGAAGCCGACTGGCCTGACGCCTACCGGGTCAACCGCTACGTGCGCGGCCAGAACGGCGACCACAGCGCCGCCCAGGCCCTGGGGGACTTTGGGCGCTTTCCGCGCTGGATGTGGCGCAACGAGGACGTGCGCGACTTCGTCACGTGGCTGCGCGGCCACAACGAGCGCCGACCGCAGGCACAGGCGGGGTTTTACGGCATTGACCTGTACAGCCTGCACCGCTCCATGGACGCGGTGGTGGCGTACCTGGACGGCGTGGACCCAGCGGCCGCGCAGCGTGCCCGGCAGCGCTACAGCTGCTTTGAACCTTACGGCGACGACCCCCAGAGTTACGGGCTGGCCACGGCCTACGGGGTGGACGAGCCCTGTGAGGACGAGGCGGTGGCCCAGCTGCTGGAGCTGCAGCGCCGCGAGGCCCAGACCCACGGCCCGGACCTGCTGGCGGGCGACGACCTGTTCTACGCCGAGCAGAACGCCCGGCTGGCCCTGAACGCCGAGCGCTATTACCGCGAGATGTTCCGGGGCCGCGTGGACACCTGGAACCTGCGCGACACCCACATGGCCGACACGGTGGACGCCCTGGCCGAGCACCAGCGGGCCCAGGGCCTGGAGCCCCGGATCGTGGTGTGGGCCCACAACTCGCACCTGGGGGACGCGCGGGCCACTGAGGTCAGCTGGCGCCAGGGCCAGGAAAACCTGGGTCAGTACCTGCGGGAGCGCCATGCAGGGCAGACCTTCATTCTGGGCCAGAGCACCCACAGCGGCGAGGTGCTGGCTGCCGACGACTGGGGCCAGCCTGGACGGGTTAAGGGGGTGCTCCCAGCGCTGGCCGGCAGTGTAGAAGCCGCGCTGCATGACCTGGGCGTGGGCGACTTCTGGCTGGACCTGCAGGGCGAGGTGCCCGGGGCCCTGCAGGCCGAGCGGCTGCAGCGCTTTATCGGCGTGATCTACCGCCCCGAAACTGAACGCCAGAGCCACTACTACCACACCCGCCTGCCCGAGCAGTACGACGCGCTACTGCACCTGGACCAGACAGCCGCGCTGGTGCCGCTGGACGCGGGGAGTGGGAGCGATGAGGGCGAGTTGCCCGACACCTACCCCAGCGGGCAGTGA
- a CDS encoding esterase/lipase family protein yields the protein MTGSRSFLLLALTVTAGLLAGCATPAAAPEPALHAAATPTPPEPTATPAPMTDLSRTYPGGRGMTAQVLDKSVPLILVHGLGGFGRDEALGLRYWGGLLDVQEDLRAQGYRVFTASLGPVSSNWDRAAELYAQIKGGCVDYGAAHAAQHGHARTDSTKCYPGFYPQWDANHPVNLLGHSMGGQTARTLVKLLDDGHPVNAGSGGLFTGGRAGWVRSVMTVSSPNSGSPAADTLQAAVPMFKNLILAFAASVGAADPENFVYNFDLGQWGLSRAPGERFSTYQNRVFASRVWTSKDQAAWDLGPDGAAELNRWLGRSRTTRYFSWETNATTPGLLSGWHYPNLTMNPVLSAVAFPYAPPLNPGLGNIGGRSPGGAVTYDRSWWANDGIVPGKSMNAPLNESSVAYSGGATLPGTWYRLGRVNGYDHIDITGNLSFRDVKAFYRNQAAFLANQN from the coding sequence ATGACTGGTTCACGTTCCTTCCTGCTCCTTGCCCTGACCGTCACGGCTGGCCTGCTGGCTGGCTGCGCCACCCCGGCGGCGGCCCCCGAGCCCGCCCTGCACGCGGCGGCCACCCCCACCCCGCCCGAGCCCACCGCCACCCCCGCGCCCATGACCGACCTGAGCCGCACCTACCCGGGCGGCCGGGGGATGACGGCGCAGGTGCTGGACAAGAGCGTGCCGCTGATCCTGGTGCATGGCCTGGGGGGCTTCGGGCGTGACGAGGCGCTGGGGCTGCGCTACTGGGGCGGGCTGCTGGATGTGCAAGAAGATCTGCGCGCCCAGGGCTACCGGGTCTTTACTGCCAGCCTGGGCCCGGTGAGCAGCAACTGGGACCGCGCCGCCGAGCTGTACGCGCAGATCAAGGGCGGGTGCGTGGACTACGGCGCGGCGCACGCGGCGCAGCACGGCCACGCCCGCACCGACAGCACCAAGTGTTACCCCGGCTTCTATCCGCAGTGGGACGCCAATCACCCGGTGAACCTGCTGGGGCATTCGATGGGGGGCCAGACCGCCCGCACCCTGGTCAAGCTGCTGGACGACGGCCATCCGGTCAACGCGGGCAGCGGCGGCCTGTTCACGGGCGGGCGCGCGGGCTGGGTGCGCAGCGTGATGACCGTCAGCAGCCCCAACAGCGGCAGCCCGGCGGCCGACACCCTGCAGGCAGCGGTGCCCATGTTCAAGAACCTGATTCTGGCCTTTGCCGCCAGCGTGGGCGCCGCCGACCCCGAGAACTTTGTCTACAACTTTGACCTGGGGCAGTGGGGCCTGAGCCGCGCGCCCGGCGAGCGTTTCAGCACCTACCAGAACCGCGTCTTCGCCTCGCGCGTGTGGACCAGCAAGGACCAGGCCGCCTGGGACCTGGGCCCCGACGGCGCAGCCGAACTCAACCGCTGGCTGGGCCGCAGCCGCACCACCCGTTACTTTTCCTGGGAGACGAACGCCACCACTCCGGGCCTGCTCAGTGGCTGGCACTACCCCAACCTCACCATGAACCCGGTGCTGTCGGCCGTGGCTTTTCCTTACGCGCCCCCCCTGAACCCGGGGCTGGGCAACATCGGCGGACGAAGCCCCGGCGGGGCCGTGACCTATGACCGGAGCTGGTGGGCCAACGACGGCATTGTGCCGGGCAAATCCATGAACGCGCCCCTGAACGAAAGCAGCGTGGCCTACAGCGGCGGCGCCACCCTGCCGGGCACGTGGTACCGCCTGGGCCGGGTGAACGGCTACGACCACATTGACATCACGGGCAATCTGTCGTTCCGGGACGTCAAGGCCTTTTACCGCAACCAGGCGGCGTTCCTGGCGAACCAGAACTGA
- a CDS encoding 3-isopropylmalate dehydratase large subunit, giving the protein MAEKILSRRGGRPVYAGDLAVVEVDQVMVVDSIAQSFIERMTRDLGAQPRFPERVSIVIDHVAPASTVSVAQAQKEAREYAAQTGVRLFDVGRGICHQVLVEEGLARPGWIVLGSDSHSTTYGAVAAFGTGMGATDIALAAASGKTWLKVPESVKVTLHGEVRPGVGAKDVALEMIRVLGADGATYQSIEIHAGDRFTRGERMTLANLCVEAGAKTGLVVPGGEILAGYDVPDWVYPDPGALYVRELEIDLSSLAPRMSAPSEVDNVHDVAALRGLKVDQVFIGTCTNGRLEDLHAAAAVLRGQRVAPGTRLLVIPASSEVMEQAMADGTLLTLQRAGAVLGTPGCGPCMGRHQGVLAPGEVCVSTSNRNFIGRMGDKDAQIYLASPAVAAATAVRGVIALPEDVGAA; this is encoded by the coding sequence ATGGCGGAGAAAATTCTGTCCAGGCGGGGCGGGCGTCCGGTGTATGCCGGGGACCTCGCCGTGGTGGAAGTGGATCAGGTGATGGTGGTGGATTCCATTGCCCAGAGCTTTATTGAGCGCATGACGCGCGACCTGGGGGCCCAGCCCAGGTTCCCAGAGCGCGTGAGCATCGTGATTGACCATGTGGCCCCGGCCAGCACCGTGAGCGTGGCGCAGGCGCAGAAAGAGGCCCGCGAATACGCCGCCCAGACCGGCGTGCGGCTGTTCGACGTAGGGCGGGGCATCTGCCATCAGGTGCTGGTGGAAGAGGGACTGGCGCGCCCGGGCTGGATTGTGCTGGGCAGCGACAGCCACTCCACGACCTACGGCGCGGTGGCGGCGTTCGGCACCGGCATGGGCGCCACCGACATCGCTCTGGCCGCCGCCAGCGGCAAGACGTGGCTGAAGGTGCCCGAGAGCGTGAAAGTCACCCTGCACGGCGAGGTGCGCCCCGGTGTGGGCGCCAAGGACGTGGCCCTGGAGATGATCCGGGTGCTGGGGGCCGACGGCGCCACCTACCAGAGCATCGAAATCCATGCCGGGGACCGCTTCACGCGCGGCGAGCGCATGACCCTGGCGAACCTGTGCGTGGAAGCGGGCGCCAAGACCGGCCTCGTGGTGCCGGGCGGCGAGATTCTGGCCGGTTACGACGTGCCCGACTGGGTGTACCCCGACCCCGGCGCCCTCTATGTCCGTGAACTCGAAATCGATCTCTCCAGTCTCGCGCCCCGCATGAGCGCCCCCAGCGAGGTGGACAACGTGCACGACGTGGCCGCGCTGCGCGGCCTGAAGGTGGATCAGGTGTTTATCGGCACCTGCACCAATGGGCGCCTGGAAGACCTGCACGCGGCGGCGGCGGTGCTGCGCGGGCAGCGGGTGGCCCCAGGCACGCGGCTGCTGGTGATTCCCGCCAGCAGCGAGGTGATGGAGCAGGCGATGGCCGACGGCACCCTGCTGACCTTGCAGCGGGCCGGGGCGGTGCTGGGCACCCCCGGCTGCGGGCCCTGCATGGGCCGCCACCAGGGCGTGCTGGCCCCCGGCGAGGTCTGCGTGAGCACCAGCAACCGCAATTTCATTGGCCGCATGGGCGACAAGGACGCGCAGATTTACCTCGCCAGCCCGGCGGTGGCGGCGGCCACGGCGGTTCGCGGCGTGATCGCCCTGCCCGAAGACGTGGGGGCCGCGTGA
- a CDS encoding RidA family protein, which produces MSETIFHSPDTLPQAPGYTPAVEVRGGRTLYISGQVALNAGGELVGPGDFEAQARQCFQNVAHALAAADMTFADVVKLGLYVLDMAGLPTLRRVRDDFVNTAQPPASTLVQVSAFFRPDVLVEVEAVAVAPLERRA; this is translated from the coding sequence GTGAGCGAGACCATCTTTCATAGCCCCGACACGCTGCCCCAGGCCCCGGGCTACACCCCGGCGGTGGAGGTGCGCGGTGGCCGCACCCTGTACATTTCCGGCCAGGTGGCGCTGAATGCCGGGGGCGAACTCGTGGGCCCCGGCGACTTTGAGGCCCAGGCCCGGCAGTGTTTTCAGAACGTGGCGCACGCGCTGGCAGCGGCCGACATGACGTTTGCCGATGTGGTCAAGCTGGGTCTGTACGTGCTGGACATGGCCGGGTTGCCGACCCTGCGCCGCGTGCGCGACGACTTCGTGAACACGGCCCAGCCCCCGGCCAGCACCTTGGTTCAGGTGAGTGCCTTTTTCCGGCCTGACGTGCTGGTGGAAGTCGAGGCGGTGGCGGTGGCCCCGCTGGAAAGGAGGGCCTGA
- a CDS encoding LeuD/DmdB family oxidoreductase small subunit: protein MPRVWTFGDSVNTDDILPGKFAPFMAGEDRFQTFAFHYIRPEFAAQVQPGDLLIGGRNWGLGSSREYAPQALKKLQIGGIVAPSFARIHYRNLLNLGIPAFEYDLTGVLHDGDEVTLDVNSGVLTYAGGAVQLPPPPAFLREALREGSILAFFKKHGRFPGEDA, encoded by the coding sequence ATGCCCCGAGTCTGGACATTTGGCGACAGCGTGAACACCGACGACATCCTGCCGGGCAAGTTTGCACCCTTCATGGCGGGCGAGGACCGCTTTCAGACCTTCGCCTTTCACTACATCCGCCCGGAGTTCGCCGCGCAGGTGCAGCCCGGCGACCTGCTCATTGGCGGGCGCAACTGGGGGCTGGGGTCCAGCCGCGAATATGCCCCCCAGGCGCTGAAAAAGCTGCAGATTGGCGGCATTGTGGCGCCCAGCTTCGCGCGGATTCACTACCGCAACCTGCTGAACCTGGGCATTCCCGCCTTTGAATACGATCTGACAGGCGTGCTGCACGACGGCGATGAGGTGACGCTGGACGTGAATTCCGGCGTGCTGACCTATGCCGGCGGCGCGGTGCAATTGCCCCCACCCCCGGCCTTTCTGCGCGAGGCCCTGCGGGAGGGGAGCATTCTGGCCTTTTTCAAGAAGCACGGGCGCTTTCCGGGCGAGGACGCCTAA
- a CDS encoding phage terminase large subunit family protein, translating into MAILEVECPICEEVLELTDEDRAELAVGDVIVCASCHSEMEVTRNGGGEDFELDLLSAMTTCPHCDEEFEVTPDMLAAAPATRSQDGTEVSLMTCPHCKSKFELDLSDEPE; encoded by the coding sequence ATGGCAATTCTGGAAGTGGAATGTCCGATCTGTGAGGAAGTGCTGGAACTGACGGACGAGGACCGCGCCGAACTGGCCGTGGGCGACGTGATCGTGTGTGCGTCGTGCCACAGCGAGATGGAAGTCACGCGCAACGGCGGCGGCGAGGACTTTGAACTGGACCTGCTGAGCGCCATGACCACCTGCCCCCACTGCGACGAGGAATTCGAGGTGACCCCCGACATGCTCGCTGCCGCGCCCGCCACCCGCAGCCAGGACGGCACCGAGGTCAGCCTGATGACCTGCCCGCACTGCAAGTCGAAGTTCGAACTGGACCTGAGCGACGAGCCAGAGTGA
- the lysW gene encoding lysine biosynthesis protein LysW, whose amino-acid sequence MPTVVFENPDTGAAIELTNPELGELVIDDETGVEYEVVSVDPPRLEAAPQEAEDWGE is encoded by the coding sequence ATGCCCACTGTTGTCTTTGAAAACCCTGATACCGGCGCCGCCATTGAGCTGACCAACCCCGAACTGGGCGAACTGGTCATTGACGATGAGACCGGCGTGGAATACGAAGTCGTCTCGGTGGACCCCCCCCGCCTGGAAGCCGCCCCGCAGGAAGCGGAGGACTGGGGCGAGTAA
- the lysX gene encoding lysine biosynthesis protein LysX — protein MAELAVLYDRIRPDEKMLFEALDDLGVPYDKVYTPQLTLTFDEQGRAAVPWRVAIERCVSQSRGHAVTRALEGFGVQVINPAHVIEVCGDKLATNAALHAAGLPTPRTGVAFDGESALALIETLGYPVVLKPTVGSWGRMVSRLNDRAAAEAVIEHKEVLGGPQHGIFYVQELVDKPGRDIRAFVVGGQCIGAIYRTSEHWITNTARGAKASNCPVTPELADLAVRAAAAVQGQIVAIDLVEDPRAQNEWGGLTIIEINHTMEFKNSVSTTGVNIPRLMGEYAVSKL, from the coding sequence ATGGCTGAACTGGCCGTGCTGTACGACCGCATCCGCCCCGACGAAAAGATGCTTTTCGAGGCGCTGGACGACCTGGGTGTGCCCTACGACAAGGTGTACACGCCCCAGCTGACGCTGACCTTTGACGAGCAGGGCCGGGCAGCCGTGCCCTGGCGCGTGGCGATTGAACGCTGCGTGAGCCAGAGCCGGGGCCACGCGGTGACCCGCGCGCTGGAAGGCTTCGGGGTGCAGGTGATCAACCCGGCGCATGTGATCGAGGTCTGCGGCGACAAGCTGGCCACCAACGCCGCACTGCACGCCGCCGGACTGCCCACCCCCCGTACGGGCGTGGCCTTTGACGGCGAGAGCGCCCTGGCCCTCATTGAAACCCTGGGCTACCCGGTGGTCCTGAAGCCCACCGTGGGCTCCTGGGGCCGCATGGTCAGCCGCCTGAATGACCGCGCCGCCGCCGAGGCCGTCATTGAGCACAAGGAGGTGCTGGGCGGGCCGCAGCACGGCATTTTCTACGTGCAGGAGCTGGTGGACAAGCCGGGGCGCGACATCCGCGCCTTCGTGGTGGGCGGGCAATGCATTGGCGCCATCTACCGCACCAGTGAACACTGGATCACGAACACTGCGCGCGGCGCCAAGGCCAGCAACTGCCCCGTGACCCCCGAACTGGCCGACCTTGCCGTCCGCGCCGCCGCCGCCGTGCAGGGACAGATCGTGGCGATTGATCTGGTGGAAGATCCGCGTGCCCAGAACGAGTGGGGCGGGCTGACCATCATCGAGATCAACCACACGATGGAGTTCAAGAACTCGGTGAGCACCACGGGCGTGAACATCCCACGCCTGATGGGCGAGTACGCGGTGTCCAAGTTGTAA
- a CDS encoding CBS domain-containing protein, protein MLVRDWMTPDPITVTPDTPVMDALRILKEGNFRRLPVVDAGGGLVGITTRKDLKDAMPSKATTLSVWELNYLLSKLTVAEMMARPVITAAEGEYMEDAALRMQEHHVGGLPVLNDAGVLSGIITTMDVLRAFTGILGMREGGKRLTLDMPDVPGSLERATGAVLPSNIISVATFGGENGRRRFVMRVNGEGVKDVRRRVQDAGIDVLE, encoded by the coding sequence ATGCTCGTACGCGATTGGATGACCCCCGACCCCATCACGGTCACGCCAGACACGCCCGTCATGGACGCGCTGAGAATCCTCAAGGAGGGCAACTTCCGCCGCCTGCCAGTGGTGGACGCCGGGGGGGGGCTCGTGGGCATCACCACCCGCAAGGACCTGAAAGACGCCATGCCCAGCAAGGCCACCACCCTCAGCGTGTGGGAACTGAATTACCTGCTGAGCAAGCTGACCGTGGCCGAGATGATGGCCCGGCCCGTCATCACGGCCGCCGAGGGCGAATACATGGAAGACGCCGCGCTGCGCATGCAGGAGCACCATGTGGGCGGCCTGCCGGTGCTGAACGATGCGGGCGTCCTGAGCGGCATCATCACCACCATGGACGTGCTGCGCGCCTTTACCGGCATTCTGGGCATGCGCGAGGGCGGCAAGCGCCTGACCCTGGACATGCCCGACGTTCCCGGCAGCCTGGAGCGGGCCACGGGCGCCGTGCTGCCCAGCAACATCATCAGCGTGGCGACCTTTGGGGGCGAGAATGGCCGCCGCCGCTTTGTGATGCGCGTGAACGGTGAAGGCGTGAAAGACGTGCGCCGGCGCGTGCAGGACGCTGGCATCGACGTGTTGGAGTAA
- a CDS encoding OmpH family outer membrane protein, with the protein MKISAKVMAPLALAAAFGLGTVAPHAQTTPQKVGFVDVSKLLAAHPMDKDIQEIQKKAEAELGAIDKQIKAIDAKGASATAAEKQTRETLVKTIQSKADAYDKQLEPKIAVVEKAVDAAISNVAKSNGYSIIMDRDVAAKSGLVIYADGSAEITDAVAKAVK; encoded by the coding sequence ATGAAGATCAGCGCCAAAGTCATGGCTCCTCTGGCCCTTGCCGCCGCGTTCGGCCTGGGCACGGTGGCCCCGCACGCCCAGACCACCCCGCAGAAAGTGGGCTTTGTGGACGTGTCCAAGCTGCTGGCCGCCCACCCCATGGACAAGGACATTCAGGAGATCCAGAAGAAGGCCGAAGCCGAACTGGGCGCCATTGACAAGCAGATCAAGGCCATTGACGCCAAGGGCGCCTCGGCCACCGCCGCCGAGAAGCAGACCCGCGAGACGCTGGTGAAGACCATTCAGTCCAAGGCCGACGCCTACGACAAGCAGCTGGAGCCCAAGATCGCCGTGGTCGAGAAGGCCGTGGACGCCGCGATCAGCAACGTCGCCAAGAGCAACGGCTACAGCATCATCATGGACCGCGACGTGGCCGCCAAGAGTGGCCTCGTGATCTACGCCGACGGCAGCGCCGAGATTACCGACGCTGTGGCCAAAGCCGTCAAGTAA
- a CDS encoding OmpH family outer membrane protein: protein MNKIWLILPLALLSTVPHAQQAKSRLGIVNVQQAVKALPESKAYLELNAKVAADLNTRQKALQDLSAKAAATRSAADRQALAKAQQAYASARDSYATRIDAAFKPLASKLNAAVTKAAKTNGYTIVFDEQVAAQTSLVVYANESATNLTPAVIKNLK, encoded by the coding sequence ATGAACAAGATCTGGTTGATTCTGCCCCTGGCCCTGCTGTCCACCGTGCCCCACGCCCAGCAGGCCAAATCCCGCCTGGGCATCGTGAACGTGCAGCAGGCGGTCAAGGCCCTGCCGGAAAGCAAGGCGTACCTGGAGCTGAATGCCAAGGTGGCCGCTGACCTGAACACCCGCCAGAAGGCCCTGCAGGACCTGAGCGCCAAGGCCGCCGCCACCCGCAGCGCCGCTGACCGTCAGGCACTGGCTAAGGCGCAGCAGGCCTACGCCAGTGCGCGCGACAGCTACGCCACGCGCATTGACGCCGCCTTCAAGCCGCTGGCCAGCAAGTTGAACGCCGCCGTGACCAAGGCCGCCAAGACCAACGGCTACACAATTGTCTTTGATGAGCAGGTGGCCGCCCAGACCAGTCTGGTGGTCTACGCCAACGAGAGCGCCACCAACCTCACACCCGCTGTGATCAAGAACCTGAAGTAA
- a CDS encoding pyridoxamine 5'-phosphate oxidase family protein: MSDITREDALKKIGAMIKDVKFAMLTVQSDNGHLKAHPMTTQEVEFDGDLWFLGGKDTEQVRNMAARPQVNVSYSKPDKGIYVSLQGTATLVEDRAKLDELWNDMYKAYFPEGKDDPNIQLIRIDAHGAEYWESDGKGGGLLALAKGLLTGTQAKPGENERVSL, from the coding sequence ATGAGCGACATAACCCGCGAGGACGCCCTGAAGAAGATCGGCGCGATGATCAAGGACGTGAAGTTCGCCATGCTGACCGTGCAAAGCGACAATGGGCACCTGAAGGCCCACCCCATGACCACCCAGGAAGTGGAATTTGACGGCGACCTGTGGTTTCTGGGCGGCAAGGACACCGAACAGGTGCGCAACATGGCCGCCCGCCCACAGGTGAACGTGAGCTATTCCAAGCCGGACAAGGGCATTTACGTGAGTCTGCAGGGCACCGCCACGCTGGTGGAAGACCGCGCCAAGCTGGACGAGCTATGGAACGACATGTACAAGGCTTACTTCCCCGAAGGCAAGGACGACCCGAACATTCAGTTGATCCGTATTGACGCCCACGGCGCGGAGTACTGGGAAAGCGATGGCAAGGGCGGCGGCCTGCTGGCGCTGGCCAAGGGGCTGCTGACGGGCACCCAGGCCAAGCCGGGTGAAAACGAGCGCGTGTCGCTGTAA